From Solibaculum mannosilyticum:
GGATACCCCTCATTCCATCTACCAGAACCCGGCCAGCGATTACGTTTCCTCCTTTGTGGTGGATCAATTGGATAAAAAGTACTAGGATCTCTTGCGTTATACAGGACGGGATTGCCATGAATAATAAAAAATTTTTCTCATTAAAATCCCTGCTTCTAATTTATCTGCTGGTTACAATTGCCTTTCCGGTTCTGATTTTATTTAGCAGCATCCGCGGCGAACATATTCAAAGTGTCTTTTCCTCCCAGCAGTTCTGGCCCATGCTTCAGAACTCCCTGATTACCACTTTGTCTGCAACGGTCATTTCCGTTACGCTGTCCTTTTTCCTGGCATGGCTTCTCAACCGATCCAATATCCGGTTTAAATCTATCTTTGTGGTCTTGTTTACCATCCCCATGCTCATCCCCAGTATCTCCCATGGTATGGGGCTGGTTCTCCTCTTTGGCGACAACGGCCTCATTACCAACCTTCTGGGGATCAACATCGGTCTCTATGGATACCCCGGTATCATTATGGGATCGGTGCTCTATTCTTTCCCGGTTTCTTTTCTCATGTTCCATGACTCCTTCCAGTACGAGGACTACACCATCTACGAAGCGGCCAGTGTGCTGGGTCTTTCCAAATGGAAACAGTTTTTGACCATCACCATGCCGTCCATGCGGCGCACGATGTTGTCGGCTGTGTTGGCTGTGTTTACCATGGTATTTACCGACTACGGCGTCCCCCTGATGACGGGTGGAACCGACATGACCTTGCCGGTGTATATGTACCGCGAGGTTATCGGTATGATGAACTTCTCCAACGGTGCTGTCATTGGTATTCTCCTGCTTCTGCCGGCTGTGGCCGCCTTTTTGCTGGATCTGAAAAACAGCGGCATCAACGCTTCCAGCAGTACGGTTACCAAGTCCTACCTCATTGAACCAAACAAGAAACGGGATATTTTGGTATATGTCATCTTCGGCGTGGTTCTGATTCTGATCTGTTTGCCCATTATCGCTTTTATTTGCTTGAGCTTTGTCGAACAGTATCCCATTGATATGTCCTTCTCTCTGGACACCATTACCAAGCTGTTTTCCGATGGAATTGGGATGTATTTTATCAATTCTCTTGCCATCGCACTGCTTACAGCATTGTTTGGAACCTGCCTTTCCTATTTCTCGGCTTATATTACAGCACGGTCCAAAAAATCAATCTCCAACAAGATGCTTCACTTTATCAGCATGTTGTCCCTGGCTGTCCCGGGTATCGTTCTAGGTCTTTCCTTTGCGCTTACCTTTAAGAACATGCCCTTTTACTCCACCATCTTTATCCTGGTATTGGTCAACATTGTCCACTTTTTCTCCTCCCCCTATCTGCTTGCCTACAATTCTCTTTCCAAGTTTAATCCCAATCTGGAAGATGTCTCCCAGACTCTTGGTATCAGCCGGTTCAAGATGCTCTTCTCGGTGTATATCCCATGCACCAAGGCCACCATTGTGGAGATGTACAGTTACTTTTTCGTGAATGCTATGATCACCATCTCGGCAGTCTCCTTCCTGGTGAACTTCCGCACCATGCCTTTGGCCCTCTTGATCCCACAGTTGGAGTCCCAATCCTTTATCGAAGGTACGGCACTGGTATCCCTGCTTATCCTGGTCATCAATTTGATAGGAAAAGCCATTGTGTTCTTTGTCAAACGCTCTATTTCCAAGGGTGAAAACCAGAATAGTAATCTTCTATCCGAACGCGATTGACACTTATCCTTCACTTTTATAAGGTCGGTTCTGATGTCAGAACCGACCTTTTTCCATACGATGTAGCCCTTCTTTTCTCTTCTTCCCTATTTTTATTGCATAGAGTAATAGAGACAAAATAAAAAGGCATCTTCCCAAAAGGAAGATGCCTTTTTGAGTCCTACAAAACCGGACTTAGATCAATTCAATGATAGCCATCTCGGCAGCGTCGCCGCGACGGGGACCAGTCTTGATGATGCGAGTATAGCCGCCGTTACGATCGGCATACTTGGGGGCAATCTCGTCAAACAGCTTTTTCACAACTGCTTCCTTGGTAATAAAGCCCATGGCCAAACGCTTATTGTGCAGGCTGGGTTCTTTTCCCAAGGTGATGAGCTTTTCCGTCAGGGAGCGCACTTCCTTGGCCCTGGTGACGGTGGTCTCTATTCTGCCCTTCTCGAGGAGAAAGGTCACCATGGCTCTCAGCATTGCCAATCTATGAGAGGTGGCTCTGCCGAGCTTTCTGGTACCGGG
This genomic window contains:
- a CDS encoding ABC transporter permease subunit, with product MNNKKFFSLKSLLLIYLLVTIAFPVLILFSSIRGEHIQSVFSSQQFWPMLQNSLITTLSATVISVTLSFFLAWLLNRSNIRFKSIFVVLFTIPMLIPSISHGMGLVLLFGDNGLITNLLGINIGLYGYPGIIMGSVLYSFPVSFLMFHDSFQYEDYTIYEAASVLGLSKWKQFLTITMPSMRRTMLSAVLAVFTMVFTDYGVPLMTGGTDMTLPVYMYREVIGMMNFSNGAVIGILLLLPAVAAFLLDLKNSGINASSSTVTKSYLIEPNKKRDILVYVIFGVVLILICLPIIAFICLSFVEQYPIDMSFSLDTITKLFSDGIGMYFINSLAIALLTALFGTCLSYFSAYITARSKKSISNKMLHFISMLSLAVPGIVLGLSFALTFKNMPFYSTIFILVLVNIVHFFSSPYLLAYNSLSKFNPNLEDVSQTLGISRFKMLFSVYIPCTKATIVEMYSYFFVNAMITISAVSFLVNFRTMPLALLIPQLESQSFIEGTALVSLLILVINLIGKAIVFFVKRSISKGENQNSNLLSERD
- the rplQ gene encoding 50S ribosomal protein L17, with translation MPGTRKLGRATSHRLAMLRAMVTFLLEKGRIETTVTRAKEVRSLTEKLITLGKEPSLHNKRLAMGFITKEAVVKKLFDEIAPKYADRNGGYTRIIKTGPRRGDAAEMAIIELI